The Streptococcus sanguinis genomic sequence TTTTTCCATAATAATTCCCTTTTCTCCATATAATAATCTCTTAAAATTTTACAGAATTTCCTACAAAAATTCAATGCTTTTGCTTAAAAATATATCTTTGAAAGCTGAAATCATCATGTTTTTGAACAACCTGAAAATAGTGTTCATTTTTAACTAAAAAAACAAATCTTCGGTTAGAAAATTTGCTTTTTAAAATGTGATTTACTTTGTTAGTCAGGAGTTCAAATTCAACTCAAAGAGACCATACTCATGCTTGTCTCCTTGCAATTCCGCTGCATAGTGGCGCGTGACTGTTTTTTGATGAATCAAGGCTCCAATAGCTGAGGCTTGTCGCTTCTGCGCTTCTTTAAAAATCGGATAGGCCAAGGCAGAGCCCAACCCCAAGAATTCTTCATCTACTCCTAGATACATAATCGTATAACGTTTGGGAAAGCGCTTAGCCCAAAAAAGCTTGGCTAGGTTAAGAGGAGTCAGTTTTTGATAAACCAGAGAACCGTAGTCCGGCATGGCAATCAGAAAACCAGCCAGCATGCCCTCCTTATAGGCCAGCTTAACCATAGAAAAATCAAGAATATACTGGTATTTCTGAAAAATCTGACTGAACTGCTGACTGGAAATAGACCGATAAATCGGAAAATCTTGATAGAGGCGATTGAGAAGCTCAAAAACCTGCAGCGAAGCTTCTTCCCAATCCTGCTTCTTAGGAGAGCAAATGGTGAAACCTGCTTTTTCAAAAGACTCAAAGCGATGAGCCAGCTTGTCCTGATGAGTTTGATTGCTGACCTTGGGATAAAAATTGGATAAATAGCGCTCCTTGAGCTCAAAACCAGCAGCCTGCCACATCCGGGGATAATAGTCTGGATTATGAGGTTCTCCAGTAAAAGGAAGCTCCTCTGTTCCAGTCAGCTGCATTCGATAGCCCAGCCAAAAACTTGCCTGTACGGGGCCGATTATCTTAATCGCTCCGAGACTGCGAGCAAAACCTGCTAAATGCTCGATAAAAGCAGATGCAATCCGTTGATCATTGATCGACTCGAAAAATCCCAAGTAAGCAGCCTCATCACCTGGATAGAAGGTCAGGAGCCCTCGAATACAAGGCCGACTGTCCACATAGCCAATAAAAGCATAGGTTTCTAAGTCAGAACTCAGCGGGTGACTGCCTTCAATCAAAGCCAGTTCTTCCTCTTCCGACTGCATGAGGTGGACTGGCTGGTAAATCTGTTTGGGCAGGGCTAGAAAATCGGCCAGCTCTACAGTATTGGGTTTGACTGGTTTAATTTCCAGCATGGTCTTCCTCCTTGATTAGTCGAATCTTGCCAGTAAGGCCATCCATCTCAATCCAGTCACCATTTTGCAGCTGGCTGCAGGCGCCTCTAACATTGACAATGGAAGGAATACCTAGCTCGCGGGAAATAATGGCCGTGTGCGAGAGCAAAGACCCCTGCTCGGCAATGACACCCTTGGCTTGGGTCAGAAGATAAACCCAGCCCGGATCGGTCATCTTGGTCACGATAATCCGGTCCTGAGCAGACTCAATCTCCTGCACATCTTCCACGACCAAAACCTGAGCCTTAACGCAGCCAGGTGAGCAGCCAATCCCTTGTAAGGCTTGATTGCTCGTATTATAACTGCTGGTGCGGTTTTGCGGTTTCATATATTTCTCAAAGACTTGTCCAGTAAAAACATAGCGACTAAAGGTTGGCAGTTCCTTGTCAGCCTCCAACTTCTCCCGACGCTCGGCTATCAAGCCACTAACATCTCTGGGCTTTCTGGTCAACTCAAACAATTCTTCCTTTGTCAGGTAAAAAACATCGTCAGGCATAGCCAGCAGCCCTTGCTCGGCTAATTGCTGCCCCAATGTTCGGAAAATCTGCCGCATCATACCGTAGATCCGTGTGCGGTTTAAGCGTGAGCTTTCCCGATATTTAACACCAGCCATGGCTCGCTTGCGAAGAAAATTCGCCCACCAACCTGATTTTTGCTCCTCTTCTTCAAGTTTCTGAGGAGCCAACTTCTTCTCCTCTTGCTGGCACATTTGCAGCAGGAGCTTGAGCAGACGCTCTGGATGCGTTCGGAAGGTTGATGTTTCTAACTTCAACTCTTCCGGAGCCCGATCGCCAAATTCATGGATAAAATGGACTATTTCTTGAACCAAAGGATGCTGGCGACTTAGAAAGACTGCTGAGCTTTCAGTTTCCATAGCCTGTCTAATATCTGCATTTTCTTCTGCTTTCAGCTGAGCTGTTAAAGCCTGCAGAGCCAAAGCCGGCCTCATACTTTCAATCTGCTCAATTCCTGCAATCTCAGCCTGAACAGCCCCGCCGCGACGCGACTTCTTTAGCAGTCCAGTATAGACAAAAGCATAGAGGTCATTGACTAGCGTAATGTCCCAGTGAGCCAGAATATCCTCTTTTAGCTTGCTGACCAAGGTAATCAAGGTCTCCGCATCTGCATCAGGAGAAAAGCTCGCTTCGTATTCGCGCTGAATCTGGGCAAACTGCTCTTCCAATTGTCGCATTTGCTTGGGAGCCGTCCAAAACTCTCGGATGATTCGGAGCATGATTTGCAGGCGTTTGAAAGCGGACAGGTGCACTGGCATCTGAGGCACCTCCGTCTCTCTCACTCCCAGCATATCCTGCCAGATAGGAATGATTTTCTTAGAAAAAGGCAGAAGCTGCAAGAGCTGATACCAGCTCTGAATCTGGTAATAAACACGACTATTGACCGGCTGCAGCATATTTTGAAAAGTAGCTTCATAGGCAGCCAACTCAGGGGCACCCTTGCCAACCAAGCGCTGGGCCAGACTGCGGAAAATGCTAGCATAAGCCTCTTGGATAAAACTAATAGTCAGAGGGCTAGAAACTCCCGGATAACTTTCAACAATATTGCTATTATCCAGAATAATCTGCTGTCCCTCTGGCAAGGTGGTAATAGGTCGTGCTTGCAAGAGATAGAGTTGGCCATTGGCGAAGGTAAACTCCATATCCATATAAGGTCCGAAAAGCTGACTCACCTGACCAGCTAAAGATTGTAGCTCCTTGAGTTGTTCCTGTGATACGTCTGGTGAGTCCTCCGTCTGCTCTGTATAAAAGAGCTGGTCCTTGGGATGGAGGGTCACCATTGTCGTAGGAATCTTATCCTCAACAACCTTGTTGCCCAAGCCCCGACCGATAACAATGATATGCTCGTTCAGAATGCCCTTGGGATTAGCTGTGAAGTAAATCCCAGACAAGTCTCCCTCCTGCATGACCTGCACAAGACAAATCATCTGAGCTTGCTTCAAAGATAGGCCTTGCTCAAACAGATAACTAAGAGCTGACTCCTGATAAAGAGAGAGTAAGGTCGCTTGAATAGCTTCTTTAAGCCCCTCTGGCTTCACGTTGAGCTGGCTCTCAAACTGACCGGCAAATGAGGAAGCCTTGCCATCCTCAATGGTAGCAGATGAGCGGACTGCAAAGCGACAGTCTTTCTGAAAAAACTCCTGCCGGATCCAGCTTTCTGCTGCTGTCAGATCTTCCCGCGCAAACTGCTCTTTAGCCCAGTCCTGCAGTTGTTGACTGAGTTGGGACAAGTCCAACTCTCCAGACCGATAAGCTTCTTCCATCCGCTCCAAGTCAGCAGAGCTGGCAGATTCTTGAAAAAAGTCAAAAGCAAACACAGCAAAGTCAGGAACCGGCAAACCAGCAGCCTGCATTTTCAGCAAATGATAGGCCTTGCCTCCAACCCGGTCAAGCCCTGTCTGCTTGATTCTTTTCATCAAAGTACCCCCATCAAGAGATAAACAGCAACGGACAGAACCATGGTCGTCTCCGTGATATAAGTATAACGCTCTACCCGCTCCCGGATATTAAAGCGAGTCGGATCCTTGATAAACTGCTCAAACTGGACAGTCATCCAGATGACATTCAGCACCAAGACCACCACTCCGACATGGGAAATATTCCAGAGAAGAGCGAAATTGGTCAAGATATCCAGCAGAGTCACCACCTCGATAAAGCGAGTGGCTTTTTTGTAGCCAAAAAGCTTAGAATAGGTCACATACTCTGTCTCGTCTTTGGGAGCCCGAATCTTGCGGCAGACTTCCCAGATCAGACTTGGGAAATACATGGTAAAGGCCAGCAAAACGGTCGGCAGGGACAAGAGAGGCAGGTTATACTTGTAGCAGACAAAAGAGATAGTATAGAGATTCAAAATCATCATGACTGGATTATGGGTCACTAGAGCCAGTGGCAGAGAATTTTGAATCTTATCACGCTTGAAGAACCAGAAGGACATGAGAGTTCCGTAGATATAGAGAAAGAGGAACCAGCCGATATTATTCATAAAGAGAACATTGAGAAGTACAGACACAGCTACGATAAAGCTGAGGGCAATAGCCAGGTCCTTCTTTTTCACCCGGCCAGATGGCAGAGCCCGATGAGGAAAGAGCCGTCTGTCGGTCTCATAGTCCTTGAAATCATCTGCAATCCGCAGAATCATCAGAAAGACAAAAATCGTAAAAATCCCAATCAACTCCTGATGGTCAAAGTGAAAGGTGGTCACTCCGTCATTGAGCAAGAGGACAAAATAAATCTCAAAAAACATGATGGCAGCCACAAAAAAGCGCGGCAGCAAAGGAAACATTTCCTTATAATAAACAGCTAATCGTTTAAACATAGCTTTTCTCCAATCTTTTCACCCATTTGAATCTGGGTTTCTATTCCGAGGTCTGAGTAAGTCAGGATATCCTGATCCAAGCGAATCGTGTCTGCCGGATAGAGGACAAGAATAGTTGAGCCGCCCAGACCAAAGCAGCCCTTCTCCTGTCCCCTAACCAAATGATCCTGACTGTGATTGTATATTCTTCCGACCAAGAGAGCCCCTACTTCCATCTGCAGAACAGGTCCTAGGTCGGTATCTAAAAGACAGTATTCTCTTTTATTTTCCTTATAAATCAAGCGCCGCTTCTGGGCTACCTGCCTGACCGTATGGAGGCGTCCCTTGATTTTTCGACTTTGGGTAATTCTGTCGGATTCAGCTGCTAGATAGCGGTGCAGGTCTTCCACTCCCAAACGATAGACAAGAGCTGTTCCGCCACTAAACAGTTGAGCCAATTCTTCATCCAGCAGTAAGTCAGCTAGACTATAAATCTGACCCTTAATCGTCAACTGTAAGTCCTGACTGATGGTAAAAGCCTCCAGCTTGGCATCCGCCACAGCCAGTACTTGACTGTCAGGACAGACTGGACGCAGGGCGGGCTTGATTTTCCGCTGAAAAAAAGCCGCAAAGCTAGGATAGGGTCCATCCTCATAGTCAGCCAGATTCAGCTGATAATTTTCCACAAAAGCTGCTATTTTCTTGCGAGAAAAAGGAGTGTAGTCTTTCAAAGTTAGAAGATAAGACAGGCTAGGTCGGGTCAAGAAAGGCAACAAGATGCGGCCCCAAGCAGTACCATAAAGCTTATCTAACAGACCCGCCTTGTATTCTGTTGGTTCCAGTACTTGGCCAGTCCTTCTCTGATAGACCTTAACCATGCGGGAGAACCCCCAGACCAATCAGACTTGCAACAGCTAAAATCGCAAAGACTAGATAGGCCAGCTTATTTGGCTTGGGAATCCGGCAGTTGTAGACAAATAGAAAGGTCAGCAAAAGAGACAAGCCCAGCCACACCCAAGCAAAGAGACCAGGCGCCAGCCATTGACTGACCAGATAGGTCAGAGGGAAAAATAGGGCACTGTAAGTCACGGGCAAGCCGATAAAATAAGATCCAGATCCTTCATCATGCTTGGCCAAGCGGTTAAAATGTGCCAAGCGCGTAACCGCAGCTAAGGCATAGAGGACAGCCAAGATGATATTGGCCGCTCCCAAGGGCAGCTGAGTCATGAGGAGCATAGCCGGGAGAGCCGCAAAGCTAATCATGTCGCAGAGCGAATCAATTTCAATGCCGAAGCGCTTCTGACTTTCAGTCCGCTTCATCCGTCGCGCCACCACACCGTCAAAGAGGTCGCAGATACCGCTAACGATAAAGGCCATCATGGCTAGCCGCAGCTGGGACTGAATGACGGCATAGACTGCCAACAGTGCAAAAGCAGCGCCCATATAGGTCAGGATAACAGATTTATCGTATTCACCGATAAACAAAGGTTCATTCTTCTTCATGAATTCGTATTTCTCCTCTTCTTCCATCTAAAGTTACCATCATGCCAGTTTCTAGCAGCTGAGTTGCATTCTTAGCGCAGACCAGAGCTGGAATTCCGCATTCCCGAGCGACAATGGAGGCATGACAGAGAACTCCACCGTACTCTGTCACTAGACCGCCTAGAATACCAAAAACATAGCTCCAGCCCGTATCTGTATAGCGAGTGACAAGAATTTCTCCTGGCTCAATCGTCTCAATATCAGCCAAATCCAAGAGGACGCGAACCCGACCGGTCACCTGACCACTGCTGGCTGGCATTCCCGTCAGCAGAGCCCGACTGTCATGGGCTACCTCTTCCAAGCTCATCTCTTTGTCGGTCAAATCACCCACTGGTTCAAAATTCCGATAGGCCTGGCAATAATGCTGATTATCAGCCGCTTCTTCTTGAAGCTTGTCGGCAGTCTTTTGCCCTTCCATAAAGGCAGTCAGACTTTCTTTCTTAATGTAAAAAATATCTTGAAAATCTTTCAGAAAACCTCGCTTTTCATAAGCTCGACCGAGTTTGAGGCTAATCTGACGAATGAGGTGGTAATAGCGCGTGGAAATATCCTTGAACTCCTCCCGCCACCAGAGCAAGTTCCGCAGGTCTTCACTAATTTTTTCTATCTTTTTCTGCTTGGCTCGAGATAGATGAGCAAGATCAAGTTCAGACTCTGAGACAGGACTGAGCGAAGCTTTGGCCGCCTGGTAGTAAGCTGAATCAGCAACCAACTGTTGAATCGCTGTCAGGACCTGATGAGCATCTTCTTCGTAACTCGCTACTCGTAAGTCCAGCTCCCGTGCCGAGTGATAGCCAAAGTCCTTTTGGAAATCCTGAATCTTGATAAAATCAGCTCGCTCAGGATATTGTGCAGTCAGTCCCTGCAACTCTTCCACTGATAGCTTCAACCAATCGTCTGTCAGTTTCTCGTCTTCCAAAATAAGATCCGCAGCTTCCAGCATCCGAGCCAAAGGCTTGGTATGCGAAACATTTCCTAACTTAGCTATCAGTTGGAAAAATTCATCGACCGTCAGCCATTTGAGGAGACTGGTCTTTTTCATAGACAGCTGGACCGTATTGATGTAGGCCTGCCAGAAATAAGTTCCCTCACTGTCTAAATAAGCCTGATTTAGCACTAATTGCCAAAGACTCTCGACCTGCTGCAGTGGACTTTGATCGTCTAGTTCTTGTATTTTTTGATTAAGATGGTTAAATTGCTGGCGCAGCTCTTGCAGCTTCTCTGGCGCCTGATGCAGAAAAGTCTTAGTTACCTTTTGTGTTTTTAAAGCTACCCGCAGGAAATTCAAGAGCAAGGCTGGACTTAATTTGCTGGTAAAACCTTGACCTTGGTAGTCTTTATTAACTCCCAGCTCATCATCAAAGTCACGTTCAATATAGCCTGGAATTTGCTCCATGCCTTGCTTGACCACGCCTAAGTTCCAGAAAGGCCGTGCATAATGGAGACGCATCAGCGGAGGCATCACACCATCTGGCTCTAGGCCAATTGCCAGCAAAAAGCTAGAGAGTGCCTCTTGCCAAGAATAACGATAAAGGCTCCACATCAGGTTTGGACAGGGCTGGGCCGCCACGCCTCCATCCCGAAAATTAGCCGTCGTCCAGCGGCCACTGTCTATTTTAGTTGGAACTGTTGTGATGGGCCGAGCCTGCAGCAAATAGACTTGCTCTTGTACGGCACACCACTCAATATCCATCGGCCGACCAAAATACGCTACAATCTCCAAAACCTGCGAGTGCAGCTTCTGCAAGACTGCCATAGGCATTTCAACTATTTCAAGCTGGCTCCAGTCCGGCTTGTACCAAGAAAGAGTCAGTTGCTCAGGATTAACTTGACCGCTAACCAAGCTCTCAGCTGAGCCTTTTACATACTCCAATAGCATGGTCTGGTCCTGATTTGTTGCCACGTCTAGGGAAAAGCAGACACCGCTAAAGTCAGGCTTTATCTGCTCCTGAATCAGCACCGCCATGGCAAAATCCTGTTCTGCCAGACCCTGACGCTGCCAGTAGGCCAAGGCTTCAGGATTAAAAAGGGAAAGCAGACAGGAACGAATGCCCTGCTCAATTTCTGACAGTGTCCGGCAGTTGCCGATCGAGTCATATTGGCCAGCAAATGACATGGCCTGTCCGTCTTCTAAGAGGGCACTGCTGCGAACGATATAAGCTTGATTTTGCTGACAAAAGGCTGCTAACTCCCGCTGCCAAGCTGGATCCAAGGGATAGTGCTGCAAACGCTCCGCAATTTCCTCCTTGCCCAGTTCGATGAATTCTTTAAGTCCCTGTTTTGAATATTCTGGCAGAGCCGCTCTTAGCCAAGCCATTACTTGATCCGCAGGCAAAATCAAACCCTTAGGAACCGAATGCCCCAGTTGACAGAGGTTGATTAACTGATTGATTTTACCGCCATAGACGACTGAAGGCTCTTTTTCCAGCCATAGTTCTTTCATCAAAAACTCCCATCTCACATACGATTTTTTCTAAGCTTAGCCCAGTAGAGCAGGCGATTGACTCCTAGATGCGTGCCTGCCCCTAGGATTAAAATGTCCAGCATCTGCTGCCAAGACAGAGGGATATAGAAAAGCAAGAAAATAATACAGCCAATCAAGGAATCAATCTGGTCTATCCAGATAAAGGTCCATTTCCAGCCATTCTCCGCCGTCTTGCCCTCTCTGATTTCCAAACGGCGCTTGATAAAGCTATTGGGCAGCTCAAACAAAACATAAGCCAGCCCCAAAAGTGCTCCAAGCACCAGATTAAACAACACGGTATTTTCGTAAAAAGCATAGACCAAGTGCAGATTCTCAAGGGTAGGAATACTCTTTAAGAGCAATCCCCAAAGAATCTGCGCCAAAGCTCCCCAGATAATCATGCCTAGAAAGCCTTTCCAGGTCTTGTTAGCCCCAAACATCCTCTTCCCATCCTTTAAAATCAACCCACCATCCATTGGTCGATAAGCCGCCTCTAGCAGTGAAGACTTGCAAAAGATCATATTCAGTACTCCAGCCAGAATGACCGGCATCAGGGTGATATATAAGGCAAGAATCGAACGCATACTTATTTCCTATTCTTTTTATGAAAATCAGTTTGAAAAGATTAAGAGACTTCTCAAACTTTTATGACTTCATTATATCATAAGTCTTTAAAGCCCTTACAAAACAAACTGTCAACATCTGTCTCATCTGATAGTGGTGCAAAAAATTCACTATTCTAAAATGTTACTTCCCGTTCCATCTGTAACTACCTGATTTTTCAAGACATACTAAGAGTTAGTAGCAACTAAACAAGATTGTAAATAATATGTCAATCAATCTTCCTTTTATTATAAAAGGCTTTTAAAACTTTGTAAAGAAGGGTTTTATAATAAAAAGTAAAAAACCAGCTTTTCTAGCTGGTTTGTCAGTTTATCCTCTGTCATCATAGCCGTTTGGATGACTGAAATGCCATTTCCAAGCGGTTTCGATAATGGTTTCAATATTGTCGAATTTCGGCTGCCAACCCAGAACCTTCCTTGCCTTCTCAGAGGAAGCAATCAGCGTATCCGGATCGCCTGGGCGCCGCTCTGCTATTTCCAAAGGAATAGGATGTCCAGTCACCTTGCGGGCTGCTTCTACAATCTGAAGGTTGGAAAAACCAGTCGAAGAGCCAAGGTTAAAGGCATCTGAAGGTTGTCCGGAACGCAGATGCTCAACAGCCAGAATATGGGCGTCAGCCAAGTCGAAAGGATGGACATAATCGCGGACATTGGTCCCATCCAGAGTATTGTAATCGTCACCAAAGACGGCAATCTTCTCACGTTTGCCCTGAGCCACCTGAAGCACAATGGGCAGGAGATGGGTTTCAGGTCCGTGGTCCTCGCCGATTGAGCCGTCGGGCTTGGCACCGGCCACATTGAAATAACGCAGAGCTACAAACTTGATCCCATAGGCCCGGTCTGCCCAGCGCATAATGGTCTCCATCATAAGCTTGCTCTCACCATAAGGATTGATCGGCTTTTGCGGAGTCGTTTCCAGAATCGGAACTTCCTCAGGAATGCCATAAGTCGCAGCAGTTGAAGAAAAGACAATGTTTTTAACGCCGCATTCCTGCATGACCTCCAAAAGAGAAACCATGCCGGCCGTGTTATTATCAAAATACTTGAGCGGGTCCGCCATGGACTCGGCGACCAGTGAAAAGGCAGCAAAATGAATGACTGCATCGATGGACGGATGTTTGGCAAAAACGCCACGCATAAAGTCCTTATCCGCCAAATCTCCCTCATAAAAAACTGCTTGTGGATGGACGGCTGCCCGATGACCAGTCACCAAATTATCAACGACGACTACTTCTTCCTTACCTGCTGCTACCAGACGGTCTACCATGTGCGAGCCGATATAGCCAGCTCCACCTAATACTAAAATTGCCATAAAACTTCCCTTCCTTGTTACATTAGATTCATTATAACACATTTCCTAGGGCTGGATGCCGACGGATTGGACGAAGCGCATGAAAGCCTCTTGCCCTTCCTCTGTTCGCTTGTAAACTCCCGCATCTTCCAACACACGGCTGAAAATGTGTCCAACCGAGGCCTGAACTACTCCTTCCACCGTCTCAGCGGTAACATCTGGATTCTGGTCTTTGAGTTGATTGGCCCACTCCTGATGATAGGCAGCAACCTGACAGTCTTCTCCCAGCAGGAATCGTTCCACCTGCTTGAGTTCTTCCTTGAGCCGAGGCGGCAGAATGGCCAGTCCCATAACCTCAATCAGACCGATATTTTCTTTCTTAATATGCTGCACATCCCTATGAGGATGGTAAATGCCGTCCGGATGTTCTGGGGAAGTTTGATTGTCCCGCAAGACCAAGTCCAGCTCAAAACGTCCATCTTTCCTGCGGGCAATCGGTGTGATGGTATGGTGAGGCTCACCCTCAGACTCTGCCAACACCTGCACACTGGGGTCAGAATAAGTCCGCCAAGCTTGCAAGATCTTGTCAGCCAACTCAATCAACAATTGCTTTTTCTCAGACCTTAGACGAATGACGGTCATGGGCCACTTGACAACACCTGCTTCCACCTCATCAAATCCGCTAAAAGTAAAGCTGCAATCCAGCTCTGCCATTTCCATAGGGAAGGTATGACTTCCGCCCTGATAGTGGTCGTGGGTCAGGATAGAGCCACCGACAATAGGCAAATCGGCGTTGGATCCTGCGAAATAGCCTGGAAAGGTCTCAACGATGTCCAGCAGACGCTCAAAGGTCAGCCGACTGATAGACATGGGAAGGTGCTGGCTGTGGAGAAAGATGCAATGCTCATTAAAGTAGGCATAGGGCGAATACTGGAAGCCCCATACCTGTCCAGCCAAGTCAAAACGGACAATTCGATGGTTGGCACGGGCTGGGTGATCCAAACGCCCTTGGTAGCCTTCATTTTCCATGCAGAGCTGGCAGGCAGGATAATGGCTGGTCTTAGCCTTTTTAGCTGCCGCAATTTCCTTGGGATCCTTTTCTGGCTTAGAGAGATTGATGGTGATTTCCAAATCTCCATATTCAGTCGGTGCTTTGAAAGCAATGTTTTTAGCAATGGCCTTGACCTTGATATAGTCATTCTTTTGACTAAGCTGGTAAAAATCAGCCACGGCCTGTTCAGGATTGGTGGCATAAGTCGTCCAGAAGTCCTGATTGAGCCGACTAGGGGCTGGTGTGATTAAGTTCATGAGCTCAGCTCCCAGTATATCCTGCTCTGCCAGAGTATCACCAATCTTCCCATTCTTGACAGCCACAGCTACCAAGTCATCCTTAAGGTCAATTAGCTGCTCAGCCTCCATATCCTGCTCTGCCACTGCCTCTCCGACTAAAGCCATGACACGATTGCTCAGATAGATGGTGTCCATTTCCTCAAAAGCGCTATTGTCAATCACTGCTGATACGAAAGCATCCAGTAACTTCTTGGACATAGTTCTTCCTTTCTCTTGCTAGTAAAGGGCCGGCATTCCTGTCAGCCCAAGTTCCTTTTCTGTGATTTAGTCCAGT encodes the following:
- the galT gene encoding UDP-glucose--hexose-1-phosphate uridylyltransferase, with the protein product MSKKLLDAFVSAVIDNSAFEEMDTIYLSNRVMALVGEAVAEQDMEAEQLIDLKDDLVAVAVKNGKIGDTLAEQDILGAELMNLITPAPSRLNQDFWTTYATNPEQAVADFYQLSQKNDYIKVKAIAKNIAFKAPTEYGDLEITINLSKPEKDPKEIAAAKKAKTSHYPACQLCMENEGYQGRLDHPARANHRIVRFDLAGQVWGFQYSPYAYFNEHCIFLHSQHLPMSISRLTFERLLDIVETFPGYFAGSNADLPIVGGSILTHDHYQGGSHTFPMEMAELDCSFTFSGFDEVEAGVVKWPMTVIRLRSEKKQLLIELADKILQAWRTYSDPSVQVLAESEGEPHHTITPIARRKDGRFELDLVLRDNQTSPEHPDGIYHPHRDVQHIKKENIGLIEVMGLAILPPRLKEELKQVERFLLGEDCQVAAYHQEWANQLKDQNPDVTAETVEGVVQASVGHIFSRVLEDAGVYKRTEEGQEAFMRFVQSVGIQP